The proteins below are encoded in one region of Clostridium fermenticellae:
- a CDS encoding hybrid sensor histidine kinase/response regulator, translating into MESIYNKLFIKNKCKKLLCIETKKFNTRKYIPKIIRNSILKNLLDNKKVVIFTDSILHRKILDIYINKKNTFLTRCFENKNLNIEYYDVVDFTVNPIQFLHMLNMIAKTKEELCVIWDFKSISKRFSKLSEIKKCIEDIFSYSNKNVCNIIYIYNIVYNFKDIRKFLNNFDDVVIEYMKSQILCSCNDNIDSTVTLLKYGEELSCRDNAIFSFNNMFDKIPKGIKMDKFTCFIVNELVNICDVDFCIIHTLNDNGNDIFKLDNFTGIINEYKIYLTESIERTDFKDYLLMNNDSCIDKSLKGCLEKIGVQSCAAIHVKYFDTIDGIIYVGRYHNYISEFDFRYIKDICKASFCIIQYKYMNFNLKSRLMENERLKLMGEIGLGVAHDINNILTPIIGCTQLLKDKIDDKNLLKQLKIIEICAYDGMNITNKVKKIAKQYNKSKSEIFSIDDLILDAVELTKSKWLMESAANGIKIVVVTKLNSKAKIKGNATEIREVFINIIRNCVDAMPYGGTINIISKCIKEKVRLYVKDDGIGMSKSEMEKIFEPFFTTKGNKGSGLGLSVSNDIIKEHNGMIRVFSKKNIGTMFEIELPISKEVIKHDDNLYDKRISFNGNILIIDDRQEIRNVISNMLKSMISDCKVKNCGCENIEQEIARRRYDVVICDFSMPSINGLQVANMVKKMYDDSYFCLMTGWVGEFSKEKLNKVDFILNKPINKSDIVKLFMDYKEFR; encoded by the coding sequence ATGGAGAGTATATATAATAAATTATTTATTAAAAATAAGTGTAAAAAGTTATTATGTATTGAAACTAAAAAATTTAATACTAGAAAATATATACCTAAAATTATTAGAAATTCTATACTTAAAAATCTTTTGGATAATAAGAAAGTGGTTATATTTACAGATAGTATATTACATAGAAAAATTTTAGATATATATATTAATAAAAAAAATACTTTTTTAACCAGATGTTTTGAAAATAAAAACTTGAATATAGAGTATTATGATGTTGTTGATTTTACTGTTAATCCAATACAATTTTTACATATGTTAAATATGATTGCAAAAACAAAGGAAGAACTTTGTGTGATCTGGGATTTTAAAAGTATATCTAAAAGATTTAGTAAATTGAGTGAAATTAAAAAATGTATCGAGGATATATTTTCATATTCAAATAAAAATGTATGTAATATCATTTATATATATAATATCGTATATAATTTCAAAGATATTAGAAAGTTTTTAAATAATTTTGACGATGTAGTTATTGAATATATGAAGTCACAGATCTTATGTTCCTGTAATGATAATATTGATAGCACTGTAACCTTATTAAAATACGGTGAAGAATTGTCATGCCGCGATAATGCTATTTTTTCATTTAATAATATGTTTGATAAAATACCTAAAGGTATAAAAATGGACAAATTCACATGCTTTATAGTAAATGAATTAGTAAATATATGTGATGTTGATTTTTGTATAATTCATACTTTAAATGATAATGGAAACGATATATTTAAACTGGATAATTTTACAGGAATAATTAATGAATATAAAATTTATTTAACTGAAAGTATAGAAAGAACAGATTTTAAAGATTATTTGTTAATGAACAATGATAGCTGTATTGACAAATCTTTGAAAGGATGTTTAGAGAAAATAGGAGTACAATCTTGTGCAGCAATTCATGTGAAATATTTTGATACAATAGATGGAATAATATATGTCGGAAGATATCATAATTATATATCAGAATTTGATTTTAGATATATAAAAGATATATGTAAAGCTTCATTTTGCATAATTCAATACAAATATATGAATTTTAATTTAAAAAGTAGACTCATGGAAAATGAAAGGCTAAAGCTTATGGGTGAAATCGGATTGGGAGTGGCACATGATATAAACAATATTTTAACTCCTATAATTGGTTGTACTCAGCTTTTAAAGGATAAGATAGATGATAAAAATTTATTAAAACAGTTAAAGATAATAGAAATTTGTGCTTATGACGGCATGAATATAACTAATAAAGTCAAGAAAATTGCGAAACAATATAATAAAAGTAAATCGGAAATATTTAGTATAGATGATTTAATTTTAGATGCAGTTGAACTTACTAAAAGTAAATGGCTTATGGAAAGTGCAGCGAATGGAATAAAGATAGTTGTAGTTACAAAACTTAATTCTAAAGCTAAGATTAAGGGAAATGCAACTGAAATAAGAGAAGTTTTTATAAATATTATAAGAAATTGTGTTGACGCAATGCCATATGGAGGAACTATAAATATAATTAGTAAATGTATTAAGGAAAAAGTTAGATTATATGTAAAAGATGATGGTATAGGGATGAGTAAAAGTGAGATGGAAAAGATATTTGAACCATTTTTCACTACTAAAGGTAATAAGGGATCAGGATTAGGTCTTAGTGTATCAAATGATATAATAAAGGAACATAATGGAATGATTCGTGTATTTAGCAAAAAAAATATTGGAACCATGTTTGAGATAGAATTACCTATATCAAAGGAAGTTATTAAACATGATGACAACCTTTATGATAAAAGAATAAGTTTTAATGGTAATATTTTAATAATAGATGATAGACAAGAAATAAGAAATGTCATATCAAATATGTTAAAGTCAATGATATCTGATTGTAAAGTTAAGAATTGCGGATGTGAAAATATAGAACAGGAAATAGCAAGGAGAAGGTATGATGTCGTTATATGTGATTTTTCGATGCCGTCCATAAATGGATTGCAGGTTGCTAATATGGTAAAGAAAATGTATGATGATAGTTATTTTTGTCTTATGACCGGATGGGTTGGTGAATTTAGTAAAGAAAAACTTAATAAGGTAGATTTTATATTAAATAAGCCAATAAATAAAAGTGATATAGTTAAATTATTTATGGATTATAAAGAATTCAGATAA
- a CDS encoding NAD(P)/FAD-dependent oxidoreductase, producing the protein MDYDVLILGGGIIGCAAAYELSKYSLNIALIERDYDIADDVALFNSTIVYDGLECNDSLMSKLEIMGNSLIRDMAQKFNVKLKEYNSMIIAEDENCQNKLIEIYNEKKDIIDNIYLLDGNDALKIEHALSNKVKKVLYSKNTLIIEPYDLALAYGEIAFDNGVNFKLEEEVLDIQRMSKGFRVITNKNKFTCNMVLNTTPGKNYSIGKSDRLNKNRENQKYFLLNNKVKKKFDSIITFIKEDGEQICMSPTIEGNSAVYIKSAFDISYEDAFNEIIKFNNLVKEENISQFYEIPFYNDTLIIDDSFMESGYISVNGKSYAQVTITPAIAKIVCETIVNNLNCVLKKDFIDKRREFYKFRDLCNNDRKKIIKLNKSYGKMVCYCNKITEGEIIDAIRRPLGARTLEGVRRRTGITFGDCMGARCLNKVIKILAREMNKDMTDIVRESGDSKLILGRIKEFNDM; encoded by the coding sequence ATGGATTATGATGTACTTATATTAGGTGGAGGGATAATTGGATGTGCTGCTGCATATGAACTTTCAAAGTATAGCTTAAATATAGCTCTTATAGAAAGAGACTATGATATAGCAGATGATGTTGCGCTTTTTAATTCGACTATAGTATATGATGGATTGGAGTGCAATGATAGCTTAATGTCAAAATTAGAAATTATGGGTAACTCACTTATAAGAGATATGGCTCAAAAATTCAATGTTAAATTAAAAGAATATAACTCTATGATTATTGCAGAAGATGAAAATTGCCAAAATAAACTTATTGAAATATATAATGAAAAAAAAGATATAATAGATAATATATACTTGTTAGACGGTAATGATGCTTTGAAAATTGAACATGCTTTAAGTAATAAGGTAAAGAAAGTATTATACTCTAAGAATACTTTAATAATAGAACCTTATGATTTGGCCTTAGCTTATGGAGAGATAGCATTTGATAATGGAGTTAATTTTAAACTTGAAGAAGAGGTCTTAGATATACAAAGGATGTCTAAAGGATTTAGAGTTATTACTAATAAAAATAAATTTACATGTAATATGGTTTTAAATACGACTCCAGGCAAAAATTATAGTATAGGAAAATCAGATAGGTTAAATAAGAATAGAGAAAATCAAAAATATTTTCTTTTAAATAATAAGGTCAAGAAAAAATTTGATTCTATAATTACTTTTATAAAAGAGGATGGCGAACAAATATGTATGTCACCTACAATTGAAGGAAATTCTGCAGTTTATATAAAATCAGCTTTTGATATAAGTTACGAAGATGCTTTTAATGAAATTATTAAATTTAATAACTTAGTAAAAGAAGAAAATATAAGTCAATTTTATGAGATCCCATTTTATAATGATACTTTGATTATAGATGATAGTTTTATGGAAAGTGGATATATAAGTGTGAACGGTAAAAGTTATGCTCAAGTTACAATTACACCTGCTATAGCTAAAATCGTATGTGAAACTATAGTTAATAATTTGAATTGTGTGTTAAAGAAAGACTTTATAGATAAGAGAAGGGAATTTTATAAATTTAGAGATTTATGCAATAATGACAGAAAAAAAATTATAAAATTAAATAAGAGTTATGGTAAAATGGTATGCTATTGCAATAAAATAACTGAGGGTGAAATAATAGATGCGATAAGGAGACCTTTGGGTGCACGAACGCTAGAGGGAGTTAGAAGAAGAACTGGCATAACTTTTGGCGATTGTATGGGTGCTAGATGTTTAAATAAAGTAATTAAAATTTTAGCTAGAGAAATGAATAAAGATATGACAGATATTGTTAGAGAGTCTGGGGATTCAAAACTTATATTGGGTAGAATAAAGGAATTTAATGATATGTGA
- a CDS encoding DUF1667 domain-containing protein: protein MIRQCICPKCSKKCILDIDKYNNEIEVNGNLCNQGIKYANMEINNNKAILTTLVRIKGAKCNVIPVRSNKPIDKSIWIECSKALSRLHVGAPIKCGDIVCTNILNTGIDIISTKTVAKFIL from the coding sequence TTGATACGACAATGTATTTGTCCTAAGTGCAGTAAAAAATGTATACTAGATATAGATAAATATAATAATGAGATAGAAGTTAATGGAAACTTATGTAATCAGGGTATAAAGTATGCTAATATGGAGATAAATAATAATAAAGCCATATTAACTACACTTGTAAGAATAAAGGGAGCTAAATGTAATGTTATACCTGTAAGAAGCAATAAACCAATTGATAAATCTATATGGATAGAATGTTCAAAGGCATTAAGTAGATTGCATGTTGGTGCGCCTATAAAATGTGGTGATATAGTATGCACAAATATATTAAATACAGGGATTGATATAATATCTACTAAAACTGTTGCAAAATTTATTTTGTAG
- the serS gene encoding serine--tRNA ligase, with product MLDLKRIRNNPEEVKKQLQNRGEEFDPKSIDEVLSLDEDRRKILVEVETLKNKRNQDSSLIPKLKKEGKNTDEMLVEMKKLSDTIKGYDTKLSDINKKIEYIMLRLPNIPNPAVPAGESDADNVEIRRWGEPTKFGFEIKPHWDLGTDLNILDFERAGKVAGSRFTFYRGLGAKLERAVISFYLDLHTEKHGYEELFPPYMVNRTSMTGTGQLPKFEEDAFNISNNDFFLIPTAEVPVTNFYRDEVLDGSKLPIKHVAYSACFRSEAGSAGRDTRGLVRQHQFNKVEMVKFTRQEQSYDELEKLTHDAEEALQILGLPYRVVRICRGDLGFTAALKYDIEVWMPSYNRYVEISSCSNFEDFQARRANIKYKDNPKDKPKYVHTLNGSGLAVGRTVAALLENYQQEDGTVVIPEALRNYMGGKSVIK from the coding sequence GTGTTAGATTTAAAAAGAATTAGAAATAATCCTGAAGAGGTAAAAAAACAATTGCAAAATAGAGGAGAGGAATTTGATCCTAAATCTATAGATGAAGTTTTATCATTAGATGAGGATAGAAGAAAAATTTTAGTTGAAGTTGAAACTTTGAAAAATAAAAGAAATCAGGATTCTAGTTTGATACCAAAATTAAAAAAAGAAGGAAAGAATACAGATGAGATGCTAGTTGAAATGAAAAAGCTTTCTGATACTATAAAAGGATATGATACTAAGCTTTCAGACATAAATAAGAAGATAGAATATATAATGCTCAGACTTCCTAATATACCAAATCCAGCAGTTCCAGCAGGTGAATCAGATGCTGATAATGTTGAAATAAGAAGATGGGGAGAACCAACTAAATTTGGTTTTGAAATAAAACCGCATTGGGATTTAGGAACTGATTTAAATATACTTGATTTTGAAAGAGCAGGTAAAGTTGCTGGATCAAGATTTACATTTTATAGAGGATTAGGAGCAAAACTTGAAAGAGCCGTTATAAGTTTTTATTTGGATTTACATACAGAAAAACATGGTTATGAAGAATTGTTTCCACCATATATGGTAAATAGGACCAGTATGACTGGAACAGGTCAACTTCCAAAGTTTGAAGAGGATGCATTTAACATCTCAAATAATGACTTCTTTTTAATACCTACAGCAGAAGTACCTGTAACTAATTTTTATAGAGATGAAGTATTAGATGGAAGCAAATTACCAATAAAGCATGTTGCTTACAGTGCATGTTTTAGATCAGAAGCGGGTTCAGCTGGTAGAGATACAAGAGGTCTTGTAAGACAACATCAATTTAATAAAGTTGAGATGGTCAAGTTTACTAGACAGGAACAATCTTATGATGAGCTCGAAAAATTGACTCATGATGCAGAGGAAGCGTTACAAATTTTAGGATTGCCTTATAGAGTAGTTAGAATATGTAGAGGAGACTTAGGATTTACAGCGGCCCTTAAGTATGATATAGAGGTATGGATGCCAAGTTATAATAGATATGTGGAAATATCAAGTTGTAGTAATTTTGAGGATTTTCAGGCTAGACGTGCTAACATAAAATACAAAGATAATCCAAAAGACAAACCAAAATATGTTCATACTTTAAATGGTTCTGGTTTAGCAGTAGGAAGAACAGTAGCAGCACTGCTTGAAAATTACCAACAAGAAGATGGAACTGTAGTTATTCCCGAAGCTTTAAGGAATTACATGGGTGGAAAGTCTGTGATAAAGTAA
- a CDS encoding G1 family glutamic endopeptidase, whose translation MKNIFGKFSMIVLSFLFISGSLFITHTNLFQKNVNNNQYVFSKFSHKGQLDISQRNNKTGNIKNSFSLPSNTQTSSNWSGYISKPTSNAIYTSISGNWTIPNVSSNNNYAVAAQWIGLGGVSSSDLLQMGTMEEIKDGQTTVEVFWEKLPDASQNIMSVPIGSTISAKIYKSSNSNSEWTLTFTATYPNGTAQTKTINTTLNSSYENEIGKSAEWISEDPSNGYSKLLPLANMGTVKYQGTTVNGNLLNSSTNTVELIALVSNGNILIYPSEIGSDGESFTTTSIDPNSDLNSNANSDFRHQFREFPMTNSMHNRIRSRF comes from the coding sequence ATGAAAAATATATTTGGGAAATTCTCTATGATAGTACTTTCATTTTTATTCATATCAGGATCATTATTTATTACTCATACAAATTTATTTCAAAAAAATGTTAACAACAATCAATATGTTTTTTCTAAATTTTCTCATAAGGGACAACTAGATATTTCACAAAGAAATAATAAAACAGGAAATATAAAAAATTCTTTTAGTCTTCCGTCTAATACTCAAACTTCATCAAACTGGTCTGGCTATATAAGTAAACCAACTTCTAATGCAATCTATACCAGTATTTCAGGAAATTGGACTATTCCTAATGTTTCATCTAATAATAACTATGCAGTAGCCGCTCAATGGATTGGCTTAGGTGGAGTTTCTTCCTCTGACCTTTTACAAATGGGAACTATGGAAGAAATCAAAGATGGACAAACTACAGTTGAAGTATTTTGGGAAAAGCTACCTGATGCCTCTCAGAATATAATGAGTGTCCCTATTGGATCAACCATTAGTGCTAAAATATATAAATCATCGAATTCAAACTCTGAATGGACTTTGACATTCACTGCTACTTATCCTAATGGCACTGCCCAAACTAAAACAATAAACACAACACTTAATTCTTCATATGAGAATGAAATAGGAAAATCTGCAGAATGGATAAGCGAAGATCCTTCAAATGGATACAGTAAGCTGCTTCCTTTAGCAAATATGGGTACTGTTAAATACCAGGGAACTACAGTTAATGGTAATTTATTAAATTCATCTACTAATACTGTTGAACTTATAGCATTAGTATCCAATGGAAATATATTAATTTATCCTTCTGAGATTGGATCAGATGGTGAATCATTTACAACAACAAGTATTGATCCAAATTCAGATTTAAATTCAAATGCAAACTCTGATTTTAGACATCAATTTAGAGAATTTCCGATGACTAATTCAATGCATAATAGAATACGCTCTCGTTTCTAA
- a CDS encoding phosphatidylserine decarboxylase → MITYYNRKTKKYEIENVAGDKYLNWVYSSPIGMNFLELFVKKKLFSKLYGYYCNSALSKHNINKFTKKFNIDMKESIKSVKDFTSFNDFFTRKLRSNSRPIDMNNNVLISPGDGRLTVYQDIDMDKIIQIKGFTYKLRDLIDDNNIASNFSNGTCLILRLCPTDYHRFHFIDNGVCNKTQRINGDYYSVNPIALKNIPELFCKNKREWTLFHSENFNDIICVEVGATCVGSIIQTYTPGKLIKKGQEKGYFKFGGSTTILFFKRNTIYIDKDIIENSKSGYESKVKMGEHIGSKIDNL, encoded by the coding sequence ATGATAACTTATTATAACAGAAAAACAAAAAAATATGAAATAGAAAATGTAGCAGGAGATAAATATTTAAATTGGGTTTATTCTTCACCTATAGGAATGAATTTTTTAGAACTCTTCGTAAAAAAGAAGTTATTCTCAAAATTATATGGGTATTATTGCAACAGCGCTCTAAGTAAACATAATATAAATAAATTTACTAAAAAGTTTAACATAGATATGAAGGAAAGCATAAAATCAGTTAAAGATTTTACCTCATTTAATGATTTCTTTACGCGAAAATTACGTTCAAATTCAAGACCGATAGATATGAATAATAATGTATTAATATCTCCAGGAGATGGTAGGTTAACAGTTTATCAAGACATAGATATGGATAAAATAATTCAAATAAAGGGATTTACATACAAGTTGCGTGATCTTATAGATGATAACAACATAGCTTCAAATTTTTCAAATGGAACCTGTTTGATATTGAGATTATGTCCTACAGATTATCATAGATTTCACTTTATAGATAATGGTGTGTGCAATAAGACACAAAGGATAAATGGTGACTATTACTCGGTAAATCCAATAGCTCTAAAAAATATTCCAGAACTATTTTGCAAAAATAAACGTGAATGGACTTTATTTCATTCTGAAAATTTTAATGATATAATTTGTGTTGAAGTAGGTGCTACCTGTGTCGGATCAATAATCCAGACATATACACCGGGCAAACTTATAAAAAAGGGGCAGGAAAAAGGTTACTTCAAATTTGGTGGTTCTACCACAATTCTATTTTTTAAAAGAAATACAATATATATTGATAAAGATATAATTGAAAACTCTAAAAGTGGATATGAAAGTAAAGTCAAAATGGGAGAACACATAGGCAGCAAAATAGATAATTTGTAA
- a CDS encoding TetR/AcrR family transcriptional regulator: protein MNKTKKTIYESAMKVFSSCGYSGATMDMIASDAGVAKGTLYYYFKSKQEIFEYIVDEGMRIIKEEIEVMAKEKEDSLEKLKVLCEVQLDLVQNRRDFIKVVLSQFWGEEDRQIKFREVIKGYIIYIQSYINNAMNDRKIKDGDSLAMAYSIFGIMYASATYELFNNNRENSEEFKRGLIDHFLNGIQI from the coding sequence ATGAATAAAACTAAAAAAACTATATATGAATCAGCTATGAAAGTCTTTTCTAGTTGTGGATATAGTGGTGCTACAATGGATATGATAGCATCGGATGCTGGAGTTGCAAAAGGCACTTTATATTATTATTTTAAGAGTAAACAAGAGATTTTTGAGTATATAGTAGATGAGGGAATGAGGATAATAAAAGAAGAAATCGAGGTTATGGCAAAAGAGAAGGAAGATTCATTAGAAAAGCTTAAAGTTTTGTGTGAAGTTCAACTCGATTTAGTTCAAAACAGAAGAGATTTTATTAAAGTTGTTTTAAGCCAGTTTTGGGGAGAAGAAGATAGGCAGATTAAATTCAGGGAAGTTATAAAAGGATATATTATCTATATTCAGTCATACATAAATAATGCCATGAATGATAGGAAAATAAAAGATGGTGACTCCCTTGCAATGGCTTATAGTATATTTGGAATTATGTATGCATCAGCAACATATGAATTATTTAATAATAACAGGGAAAATTCAGAAGAGTTTAAAAGGGGGTTGATAGATCATTTTTTGAATGGTATTCAAATATAA
- a CDS encoding BclA C-terminal domain-containing protein — protein MSQPNLPSLSPSITREDALNMVLFSIAMEELGLSHVINSEGEKIQFVLGTLPGLNDNPSSIDDIISVNKNVNTLIDVMAQTQLILNSTMDDVLNSPVSVGATGATGPTGPTGAATGPTGATGPTGSTGPTGDTGATGNTGATGPTGVTGPTGVTGPTGDTGSTGPTGATGSTGVTGPTGDTGPTGDTGAIGPTGVTGATGVTGATGDTGLTGGTGATGDTGPTGDTGPTGPTGPTGDIGLTGDTGPTGPTGATGVTGPTGATGDTGPTGDTGPTGPTGATGPTGPTGALGLNPTSTAGFAANTSGSIISVILLGTLVNLPNSKVFSSDISPNSSNTIFTINTDGLYRISYHINTTASLLLGSRLIINGSANTASTINPIIATSNFTNEIDINLTAGSTVSLQLFGILGSAILLGSSAGASLMIIRIN, from the coding sequence ATGTCACAGCCTAATTTACCTTCTCTTAGCCCTTCTATTACACGAGAAGATGCATTAAACATGGTATTATTCTCTATTGCTATGGAAGAGCTTGGCCTGAGTCATGTGATAAACTCAGAAGGAGAGAAAATTCAATTTGTATTAGGAACATTACCAGGATTGAATGATAATCCATCAAGTATTGATGATATAATTTCGGTTAATAAAAATGTTAATACCCTTATTGATGTAATGGCACAAACTCAACTAATACTAAATTCTACAATGGATGATGTTCTTAATTCTCCTGTATCAGTAGGAGCAACAGGTGCAACTGGCCCTACTGGCCCTACTGGTGCTGCTACGGGTCCTACTGGTGCTACTGGCCCTACTGGTTCTACTGGTCCTACCGGCGATACTGGAGCTACCGGTAATACTGGGGCTACTGGTCCTACTGGTGTAACCGGTCCTACTGGTGTAACTGGTCCTACTGGTGACACTGGCTCTACTGGCCCTACTGGGGCTACTGGCTCTACTGGTGTAACTGGCCCTACTGGTGATACTGGTCCTACTGGTGATACTGGTGCAATCGGTCCTACTGGAGTTACTGGTGCTACTGGTGTAACTGGTGCTACTGGTGACACTGGTCTTACTGGTGGTACCGGCGCTACTGGTGATACTGGTCCTACTGGTGACACCGGTCCTACTGGTCCCACTGGCCCTACCGGTGATATTGGTCTTACTGGTGATACTGGTCCTACCGGTCCTACTGGAGCAACTGGTGTTACTGGTCCTACCGGTGCTACTGGTGATACTGGTCCTACTGGTGATACCGGTCCTACTGGCCCTACTGGTGCTACTGGTCCTACTGGTCCTACTGGAGCTTTGGGATTAAACCCTACTTCAACAGCAGGGTTCGCTGCAAATACAAGTGGTAGTATAATAAGTGTTATACTTTTAGGAACACTTGTAAATCTGCCAAATTCAAAGGTGTTTTCATCTGATATTTCTCCAAACTCCTCAAACACTATATTTACTATAAATACTGATGGACTATACCGTATTTCTTATCACATTAATACTACTGCATCACTTTTATTGGGATCAAGACTCATAATAAACGGTTCTGCAAATACAGCATCTACTATAAATCCTATTATTGCTACTTCAAATTTCACAAATGAAATAGATATAAATTTAACGGCAGGATCAACAGTATCCTTACAATTGTTTGGAATTCTAGGATCTGCAATTTTATTAGGTTCCTCTGCTGGTGCATCACTTATGATAATTCGTATAAACTAA
- a CDS encoding BclA C-terminal domain-containing protein, translating to MSQPSFPSISPSITREDAINVILSSIAMEELGLSHIINAEGEKIQYTLGTIPGVTSPSSTIDDIIAVNDSVRETMNSVVQNQSLLKSKMQNALNSSTMQGVTGPTGPTGPTGPAGGATGPTGATGPAGATGDTGATGNTGATGATGVTGPTGDTGPTGDTGATGPTGPTGADGDTGATGATGATGPTGPTGETGPTGATGPTGDTGLTGDTGPTGATGPTGATGPTGETGPTGETGPTGETGPTGETGPTGDTGPTGDTGPTGATGPTGDTGPTGATGPTGATGPTGATGENVTETTAFAANTSGTAITVLAAGTPVPLPNSQIISSDISIDSSNTVFTINTAGRYRISYNVNITASLLLSTRLIINESSNTASTIVPILSLSNFSNEILIDLTAGSTVYLQLFGLAGIATLLGNSTGASLMIVRLS from the coding sequence ATGTCACAACCTAGTTTTCCTAGTATTAGCCCATCTATAACAAGAGAAGATGCCATCAATGTAATTCTTTCATCAATTGCTATGGAAGAGCTCGGACTAAGTCATATAATAAATGCTGAAGGTGAAAAAATACAATACACCTTAGGAACAATTCCTGGAGTAACAAGTCCATCATCAACAATAGATGATATAATTGCAGTTAATGACAGTGTAAGGGAAACAATGAATTCTGTCGTACAAAATCAATCATTACTGAAATCTAAAATGCAAAACGCCCTAAACTCGTCGACTATGCAGGGTGTAACTGGCCCTACTGGTCCTACTGGCCCTACTGGCCCTGCAGGAGGTGCAACTGGTCCTACTGGTGCTACTGGTCCTGCTGGTGCTACCGGCGATACTGGTGCTACCGGCAATACTGGTGCTACTGGAGCTACTGGTGTAACTGGTCCTACTGGTGATACTGGCCCTACCGGCGATACTGGTGCTACTGGTCCTACTGGCCCTACTGGTGCAGATGGTGATACAGGTGCTACTGGAGCTACTGGAGCAACCGGTCCTACTGGTCCTACCGGTGAGACTGGCCCTACTGGTGCTACCGGCCCTACTGGTGACACCGGTCTTACTGGTGATACTGGCCCTACTGGTGCTACCGGTCCTACTGGCGCTACTGGTCCTACTGGTGAGACTGGCCCTACCGGTGAGACTGGCCCTACTGGCGAGACTGGCCCTACCGGTGAGACTGGCCCTACTGGTGATACCGGTCCTACTGGTGATACCGGTCCTACTGGTGCCACCGGTCCTACTGGTGATACTGGCCCTACCGGTGCTACTGGTCCTACTGGGGCTACTGGTCCTACTGGGGCTACTGGCGAAAATGTTACTGAAACTACAGCCTTTGCAGCAAATACTAGTGGTACTGCAATAACAGTATTAGCAGCTGGTACTCCAGTCCCACTTCCAAATTCTCAAATTATATCTTCAGACATTAGTATAGATTCATCAAATACTGTCTTTACAATAAATACAGCAGGACGTTATAGAATATCATATAATGTCAATATAACTGCATCTTTGCTCTTAAGCACAAGACTCATCATAAATGAATCATCTAATACAGCCTCCACAATAGTACCAATTCTATCGTTATCAAACTTTTCAAATGAGATACTGATAGATTTAACCGCAGGATCAACAGTATATTTACAATTATTTGGTTTAGCGGGTATAGCCACTTTATTGGGTAATAGTACCGGTGCTTCACTAATGATTGTACGTTTAAGCTAA